In Papaver somniferum cultivar HN1 chromosome 1, ASM357369v1, whole genome shotgun sequence, a genomic segment contains:
- the LOC113310562 gene encoding uncharacterized protein LOC113310562 isoform X2, translated as MFSWFSVTINQYAILRECLDPIKACRVTIVEHHSYNKSNVSVLGVVFLSNPEMVVDTMRMLPIKVTAKKMKILDAFIKNNSTYISCKYVNMIGGLWRKIHYRLRT; from the exons ATGTTTTCGTGGTTCTCAGTGACAATAAACCAGTATGCAATTTTAAGAGAGTGTTTGGATCCAATAAAAG CATGTCGGGTTACCATAGTGGAGCATCACTCATATAACAAATCAAATGTTTCAGTCTTGGGTGTCGTTTTTCTCTCTAATCCAGAG ATGGTTGTAGATACCATGAGGATGCTTCCAATCAAAGTTACTGCAAAAAAAATGAAGATTTTGG ATGCATTCATCAAAAACAATTCAACGTACATTAGTTGCAAGTACGTAAACATGATAGGTGGACTTTGGAGAAAAATTCACTACAG GTTAAGAACGTAA
- the LOC113310562 gene encoding uncharacterized protein LOC113310562 isoform X1, whose amino-acid sequence MFSWFSVTINQYAILRECLDPIKACRVTIVEHHSYNKSNVSVLGVVFLSNPEMVVDTMRMLPIKVTAKKMKILDAFIKNNSTYISCKYVNMIGGLWRKIHYRSSIIKKINSF is encoded by the exons ATGTTTTCGTGGTTCTCAGTGACAATAAACCAGTATGCAATTTTAAGAGAGTGTTTGGATCCAATAAAAG CATGTCGGGTTACCATAGTGGAGCATCACTCATATAACAAATCAAATGTTTCAGTCTTGGGTGTCGTTTTTCTCTCTAATCCAGAG ATGGTTGTAGATACCATGAGGATGCTTCCAATCAAAGTTACTGCAAAAAAAATGAAGATTTTGG ATGCATTCATCAAAAACAATTCAACGTACATTAGTTGCAAGTACGTAAACATGATAGGTGGACTTTGGAGAAAAATTCACTACAGGTCTTCAATTATTAAAAAGATAAATTCATTCTGA